Below is a genomic region from Burkholderiales bacterium.
AAAAGCAATCGCGGCTGGATCGACGAGATAATTCAGCATCTGAACCTTGCTGACAAGGCTGACACTAATATGCGAGCTTTGTCCGGCGGTATGAAGCGCCGCGTGCTGGTGGCGCAGGCGCTGGTGCATAAACCGCCTGTTATTGTGCTGGACGAACCGACGGCTGGCGTGGACGTCGAACTGCGTCAGGAACTTTGGCAGTTCATCAGAAAACTCAATGCCGACGGCCACACGATTGTGCTTACCACTCATTATCTAGAAGAGGCGGAAACGCAGTGCAGCCGAATAGCCATGCTGAAGCAGGGAAAGATCGTCGCCCTCGACACCACTAGACATCTTCTAGAAAGCTTTTCCGCGCGCCAAGTCAAGCTGAGGCTGTCGCCAGATTACCTGCCCGAGGATTTGCGCTCCTTGCTGAGGCAGCGCATCGATTCGAGCTACACACTGGCGCTACCCGATTATTCAGAACTGGAAAGAGTTATGTCGCGATTGCGCGAAGCCGGCATTACGGTTCAGGAAATTGAATTGCTCCAGCCCGACCTGGAAGAAGTGTTTGTGCAAATAATGAGCAAACACTGATGCGCGGCTTTCCGACCCTGCTCTACAAAGAGCTGCTGCGCTTCTGGAAAGTAAGTTTTCAGACGCTGCTCGCGCCAATGCTGACAGCGATGTTGTACCTCCTGATTTTTTCCCATGCTTTGGAGCAACGCCTGCACGTCTACGACGGCGTAAGCTATACGGCGTTCTTGGTGCCGGGCCTGGCGATGATGTCGGTGCTGCAGAATTCTTTCGCCAACAGTTCCTCCAGCCTTATACAGTCGAAAATAACCGGAAACATCATATTCGTTTTACTGCCACCGCTGTCGCACTGGGAGTTTTTTCTGGCTTACGCGCTGGCTGCCATTGTGCGCGGGCTATTGGTGGGTTTAGGCGTGTTCGCGGTTACATTGTGGTTTATCGCAGTCCCACTAAAAAACGCGCTGTGGGTGTTGCTGTTCGCGTTTTTGGGGAGCGGAATTCTTGGTACGATGGGGATCATCGCCGGAATCTGGTCCGACAAGTTCGACCAACTCGCGGCATTCCAGAATTTTATCATCATTCCACTGACGTTCCTGAGTGGGGTATTTTATTCGATACATTCGCTGCCCCATTTTTGGCAGACAGCGTCGCGTTTCAATCCGATTTTCTACATGATAGACGGCTTCCGTTACGGATTCTTCGGGGTTTCGGATGTTGCGCCCGACTTGAGCCTGGTCGTTGTCGCAAGCTGTTTCCTGGCCTTATCATTGTTTACCTTGTGGCTGATCAAAAGCGGATACAAGTTGCGTTATTAAAAATGCCCATGGTTAAGCCCGACGACGTGAAAACTTACATTCAAAGCAGCCTGGCATGCGAATTTGTCGAGGTGCGGGGTGACGGCCAGCATTTTGAAGCGGTCATTGTAAGCACCGCTTTCCGCGGCAAGAGCCGGGTACAGCGGCACCAGATTGTGTATCGTGCCTTGGGTGAAAAGATGCGCGAAGATATTCACGCTCTGTCAATGAAAACCTATGCCCCGGAAGAATGGACAAGCTAGTTATTCTAGGTGGCGCGCCACTTTCGGGTGAAGTTCGGATTTCCGGCGCCAAAAACGCGGCTTTGCCGATACTGTGCGCAAGCCTGCTGACCCAGCAACCGCTGAAAGTCGAAAATGTGCCGCACCTGCACGACGTTACTACCATGCTCAATCTGCTCGCGCAGATGGGTGTCGCAGTATCGCTACACGAAAAGATGACAGTTGAACTCGCTGCGGAGCGCGTGAGCAATCTGCTTGCACCGTACGAGCTGGTGAAAACGATGCGCGCCTCGATTCTTGTGTTGGGACCGATGCTGGCGCGCGCCGGCGAAGCGCGAGTGAGCCTTCCCGGTGGTTGCGCAATCGGTATGCGACCGGTGGATTTGCACATCAAAGGTCTACAGGCAATGGGCGCCGAAATCGACATTGACCACGGCTATATACAGGCGCGGGCGAAGCGCATGCGAGGCGCGCGAATTTTTATGGATTTGGTATCGGTTACTGGGACAGAGAACCTGATGATGGCAGCGACTCTGGCGCATGGCACGACCGTCATCGAAAATGCGGCGCGCGAGCCGGAAGTCGTGGATTTGGCGAATTGTCTCAACGCCATGGGGGCACATATCCGCGGTGCGGGCAGCGACATGATCACCGTTGAAGGCGCAGATACCCTACATGGGGCGCACTATCGGATTATGCCGGACCGCATCGAAACTGGTACCTTTCTGGTCGCCGCTGCGGCCAGCGGCGGGCGCATCCGGCTCAAGGATACCCGAACCAGTATTCTCGATGCCGTACTGGAGAAGCTGCGCGAGGCCGGCTCGGACATCGAAGCAGGGGATGACTGGGTAAGCCTCAAGATGAATGGGGAACTTAAGGCGGTCAATGTGCGTACTGCGCCTTATCCCGGTTTTCCAACCGATATGCAGGCGCAATTTACGGTCTTGAACAGCGTA
It encodes:
- a CDS encoding ABC transporter ATP-binding protein, with translation MTPAIQISEVHKRFGAVQALRNVSLEIAQGEFFALLGPNGAGKTTLINILAGLARADSGKIAVMGFDVIAQYRNARRALGVVPQELVFDPFFTVRETLIIQSGYFGIKSNRGWIDEIIQHLNLADKADTNMRALSGGMKRRVLVAQALVHKPPVIVLDEPTAGVDVELRQELWQFIRKLNADGHTIVLTTHYLEEAETQCSRIAMLKQGKIVALDTTRHLLESFSARQVKLRLSPDYLPEDLRSLLRQRIDSSYTLALPDYSELERVMSRLREAGITVQEIELLQPDLEEVFVQIMSKH
- a CDS encoding ABC transporter permease, whose product is MRGFPTLLYKELLRFWKVSFQTLLAPMLTAMLYLLIFSHALEQRLHVYDGVSYTAFLVPGLAMMSVLQNSFANSSSSLIQSKITGNIIFVLLPPLSHWEFFLAYALAAIVRGLLVGLGVFAVTLWFIAVPLKNALWVLLFAFLGSGILGTMGIIAGIWSDKFDQLAAFQNFIIIPLTFLSGVFYSIHSLPHFWQTASRFNPIFYMIDGFRYGFFGVSDVAPDLSLVVVASCFLALSLFTLWLIKSGYKLRY
- a CDS encoding BolA family protein; translation: MPMVKPDDVKTYIQSSLACEFVEVRGDGQHFEAVIVSTAFRGKSRVQRHQIVYRALGEKMREDIHALSMKTYAPEEWTS
- the murA gene encoding UDP-N-acetylglucosamine 1-carboxyvinyltransferase, producing MDKLVILGGAPLSGEVRISGAKNAALPILCASLLTQQPLKVENVPHLHDVTTMLNLLAQMGVAVSLHEKMTVELAAERVSNLLAPYELVKTMRASILVLGPMLARAGEARVSLPGGCAIGMRPVDLHIKGLQAMGAEIDIDHGYIQARAKRMRGARIFMDLVSVTGTENLMMAATLAHGTTVIENAAREPEVVDLANCLNAMGAHIRGAGSDMITVEGADTLHGAHYRIMPDRIETGTFLVAAAASGGRIRLKDTRTSILDAVLEKLREAGSDIEAGDDWVSLKMNGELKAVNVRTAPYPGFPTDMQAQFTVLNSVAHGASTVTETIFENRFMHVQELKRMGAEIEVEGNSAMVKGVAQLDGAKVMATDLRASASLVLAGMIARGETVVDRVYHLDRGYECIEEKLSQLGAQIRRAH